From Gemmobacter sp., the proteins below share one genomic window:
- a CDS encoding amino acid ABC transporter substrate-binding protein yields the protein MKTIKLALAAGIGSLLAGVAQAGTGDTLKEVQARGQLNCPGDIGSYLGFAEVDDKGVWKGLDIELCRAMTTAIFGDPAKANIVPIDWAQRWPALQSKDIDIVIKASGGTRSRDTELGLQFSMSYYLGTTKVMAHKELGLASLKDADGGSICVPASTSTERQVASYLQAKGIKMEIVAIEKNEEVEAAYFSGRCDTYAQWGPVLAIAASQSDKPDSHVLLPDVMALEPEVMIVRQGDDNWVDIANWTLSALLFAEQEGITAANVDEVKAKPATPEIGKFLGATPGMGAGLGLKDDWAYNVIKKVGNYSEIFERSLGQQSPYKMPREMTALWNAGGVLFPLVVD from the coding sequence CCATCAAACTGGCCCTTGCGGCTGGCATCGGCAGCCTTTTGGCCGGCGTTGCCCAGGCCGGCACCGGCGACACGCTGAAAGAGGTTCAGGCCCGCGGGCAACTGAACTGCCCCGGCGACATCGGATCCTATCTCGGCTTTGCCGAAGTCGATGACAAGGGCGTGTGGAAGGGCCTGGACATCGAACTGTGCCGCGCCATGACCACCGCCATTTTCGGCGATCCGGCCAAGGCCAATATCGTGCCGATCGACTGGGCGCAGCGCTGGCCGGCGCTGCAATCGAAGGATATCGACATCGTCATCAAGGCCTCGGGCGGCACCCGGTCGCGCGATACCGAACTGGGCCTGCAATTTTCCATGTCCTACTATCTGGGCACCACCAAGGTGATGGCGCACAAGGAACTGGGCCTTGCCAGCCTGAAGGATGCCGATGGCGGCTCGATCTGCGTGCCGGCCTCGACCTCGACGGAACGTCAGGTGGCCTCGTATCTACAGGCCAAGGGCATCAAGATGGAAATCGTCGCCATCGAGAAGAACGAAGAGGTCGAAGCCGCCTATTTCTCGGGCCGCTGCGATACCTATGCCCAGTGGGGGCCGGTGCTGGCCATTGCCGCCTCGCAGTCGGACAAGCCCGACAGCCATGTCCTGCTGCCCGACGTGATGGCGCTGGAGCCCGAGGTGATGATCGTGCGTCAGGGGGACGACAACTGGGTCGACATCGCCAACTGGACCCTGTCGGCCCTGCTGTTCGCCGAACAGGAAGGGATCACCGCCGCCAATGTCGACGAGGTAAAAGCCAAGCCGGCAACCCCCGAGATCGGCAAGTTCCTGGGTGCGACCCCGGGCATGGGCGCGGGGCTGGGCCTGAAGGATGACTGGGCCTACAACGTGATCAAGAAGGTCGGCAACTATTCCGAAATCTTCGAACGCAGCCTTGGCCAGCAGTCGCCCTACAAGATGCCGCGCGAGATGACGGCCCTGTGGAACGCGGGCGGCGTGCTGTTCCCGCTGGTCGTGGACTGA